A single Candidatus Methylomirabilota bacterium DNA region contains:
- a CDS encoding adenylate/guanylate cyclase domain-containing protein, producing MQCPKCTAQNTPDAVFCDECGGPLEAACATCGDQNRAGAKFCKKCGRPLAAPAPETYTPPHLAEKILTSRSALEGERKQVTVLFADIKGSMELVADRDPEEVRALLDPILSGMMEAVHYYEGTVNQVLGDGIMALFGAPLAHEDHAVRACYAALRMQESVQRYGREMLGLAQAPVLIRVGLNSGEVVVRAIGNDLHMDYTALGQTTHLAARMEQMAAPGSVLATASTLDLVRGYVQAQPLGPVQVKGLETPVPVYEIIGTTRARSRLQAAGPAGLTPLVGRREEMARLRAALDRAGAGRGQVVALTGEPGVGKSRLLYELVHSPAVDGWSVLESVAVPYGKATAYLPVVDLLRGAFQIDSRDDAATIHEKIAARLSALDMTLGETIPALLSLLDALPEASPFRALDPTERRRQTLAGLNRLLIAESRVRPVLLVVENLQWVDSQTRAFLDALVESLPTLPILLLVSYRPEYETGWAGLPQHARLRVGPLPPAEARELLRVLMGDDAGLTSLVRALIDRIGGNPFFLEESVRSLAETGVLEGTPGAYLRSDRSPAVEIPATIRAIVASRIDRLAQDDKRLLQAASIIGKDVPLRLLEPIAELSAPALRPALARLQAAGFLHERELLPDPEFTFIHALTHEVAYAGVLHERRRVLHAHVAEVIEQRLADAVERLAYHAFRGEAWEKAVTYARLAGVRAVARAANVEAVACFEQALAALEHLPDSSSAETLVQATDLRLDLRPPLLQLGRLNEVLSRSLEAERLASRLGDDRRLANVYTYLINYHYLKGEPDLAIEYGERCLAIAEASDDETLRALAGRYMGHIFHTLGQYRRAQRIFTENVERLEASPLAGEAAPPSVSYAASTAWLAFTLAELGEFDFADAYLVRAEKAANADGHAYSQAIAWTLTGLVRARQGRFEEALPPLERSLEACRERQLAIWQPIPSSLLGLTLATLGRPDEGVLLLESGVALTEELGVKSYLALWTAHLAEGLLAAGRLDQALATAEQALELAIAHRERGHQAWALHVLGEIAAHPEAADFDRAETSQAQALALARTLEMRPLVGRCRLALGQLYRRTGNAVRAEEHLASATELFCEMGMSRWLKEAEASLRALGRMFIVARDHPALHAYLEQAFTGDEAIRIVLDRRRGERRQVPDGHVRERRQAERRLRADVDARLRARALVVVN from the coding sequence GTGCAGTGCCCCAAGTGCACCGCCCAGAACACCCCTGACGCCGTCTTCTGCGATGAGTGCGGCGGCCCGCTCGAAGCGGCCTGCGCCACCTGCGGGGACCAGAATCGGGCGGGCGCTAAGTTCTGCAAGAAGTGCGGCCGGCCGCTGGCCGCCCCCGCGCCCGAGACCTACACGCCCCCCCATCTCGCCGAAAAGATCCTGACCTCGCGCAGCGCGCTCGAAGGCGAGCGCAAGCAGGTGACGGTGCTCTTCGCCGACATCAAGGGATCGATGGAGCTGGTGGCGGATCGCGACCCCGAGGAGGTGCGCGCGCTGCTCGATCCGATCCTCTCCGGCATGATGGAGGCGGTCCATTACTACGAGGGCACCGTCAACCAGGTGTTGGGCGACGGCATCATGGCCCTCTTCGGCGCGCCGCTGGCCCACGAAGACCATGCGGTGCGGGCCTGCTACGCGGCCCTCCGGATGCAGGAGTCGGTCCAGCGCTACGGCCGGGAGATGCTGGGCCTGGCCCAGGCGCCGGTACTGATCCGCGTGGGCCTGAATTCCGGCGAAGTGGTCGTGCGCGCCATCGGCAACGATCTGCACATGGACTACACGGCGCTCGGCCAGACGACCCACCTGGCGGCGCGCATGGAGCAGATGGCAGCGCCGGGCTCCGTGCTGGCCACGGCGTCCACGCTGGATCTGGTCCGGGGCTACGTGCAGGCCCAGCCGCTCGGCCCCGTCCAGGTCAAGGGGCTGGAGACGCCGGTCCCTGTCTACGAGATTATCGGCACCACGCGCGCACGCTCACGGCTGCAGGCGGCCGGCCCGGCCGGCCTCACGCCCCTGGTGGGACGACGGGAGGAGATGGCGCGGCTCCGCGCCGCGCTCGACCGCGCGGGCGCGGGGCGCGGTCAGGTGGTGGCGCTGACGGGCGAGCCCGGCGTCGGCAAGTCGCGCCTGCTCTACGAGCTCGTGCATTCGCCCGCCGTCGATGGCTGGTCGGTGCTGGAAAGCGTCGCCGTCCCCTATGGCAAGGCGACGGCGTACCTGCCGGTGGTGGACCTGCTCCGGGGCGCCTTCCAGATCGACAGCCGCGACGACGCCGCCACGATCCACGAGAAGATCGCCGCCCGGCTGTCGGCCCTGGACATGACGCTGGGGGAGACGATTCCTGCTCTGCTCTCGCTGCTGGACGCGCTGCCCGAGGCGAGCCCGTTCCGCGCGCTCGATCCGACCGAGCGCCGCCGGCAGACGCTGGCGGGCCTCAACCGCCTGCTGATCGCCGAGAGCCGTGTCCGCCCCGTGCTGCTCGTCGTCGAAAATCTCCAATGGGTGGACTCGCAGACGCGGGCCTTCCTCGACGCGCTGGTCGAGAGCCTGCCCACCCTGCCGATCCTCCTGCTGGTGAGCTACCGACCTGAGTACGAGACCGGCTGGGCGGGCCTGCCTCAGCACGCCCGGCTGCGCGTGGGTCCGCTGCCGCCCGCCGAGGCCCGGGAGCTGCTGCGAGTGCTGATGGGCGACGACGCCGGGCTGACGTCGCTCGTGCGGGCGCTGATCGACCGGATCGGGGGCAATCCCTTCTTCCTCGAAGAGAGCGTCCGGAGCCTGGCGGAAACCGGCGTCCTGGAGGGCACACCGGGCGCCTACCTCCGCAGCGACCGCTCCCCGGCGGTGGAGATCCCGGCCACGATCCGGGCGATCGTGGCCTCCCGCATCGACCGCCTCGCTCAGGACGACAAGCGCCTGCTCCAGGCCGCCTCCATCATCGGCAAGGACGTGCCCCTCAGGCTGCTGGAGCCGATCGCCGAGCTGTCGGCGCCCGCGCTGCGCCCTGCCCTGGCCCGCCTCCAGGCAGCGGGGTTCCTGCACGAGCGCGAGCTCCTGCCCGATCCAGAGTTCACGTTCATCCACGCGCTCACGCACGAGGTGGCGTACGCCGGTGTGCTCCACGAGCGCCGCCGCGTGCTCCACGCCCACGTCGCCGAGGTGATCGAGCAGCGCCTGGCCGACGCGGTCGAGCGGCTCGCCTACCACGCGTTTCGCGGTGAGGCCTGGGAGAAGGCCGTGACGTACGCGCGGCTGGCCGGCGTCCGGGCCGTCGCGCGCGCCGCCAACGTGGAGGCCGTCGCCTGTTTCGAGCAAGCCCTGGCCGCGCTCGAGCATCTGCCCGACAGTAGCAGCGCCGAGACGCTGGTCCAGGCGACCGACCTGCGGCTGGACCTGCGCCCGCCGCTGCTGCAGCTCGGGCGCCTCAACGAGGTGCTCTCGCGATCGCTGGAGGCCGAGCGGCTGGCCAGTCGCCTCGGAGACGATCGACGGCTGGCGAACGTCTACACGTACCTGATCAACTACCACTACCTCAAGGGGGAGCCGGACCTGGCGATCGAGTACGGCGAGCGCTGCCTGGCCATCGCGGAGGCCAGCGACGACGAGACGCTCCGCGCGCTGGCCGGGCGTTACATGGGGCACATCTTCCACACGCTCGGCCAGTACCGGCGGGCGCAGCGGATCTTCACGGAGAACGTCGAACGGTTGGAGGCCTCGCCGCTCGCGGGGGAGGCGGCGCCGCCGTCGGTCTCCTACGCCGCCTCGACGGCCTGGCTGGCCTTCACGCTGGCCGAGCTGGGCGAGTTCGACTTCGCCGACGCCTACCTCGTCCGGGCGGAGAAGGCCGCCAACGCCGACGGCCACGCCTACAGCCAGGCGATCGCCTGGACGCTGACCGGGCTCGTCCGCGCCCGTCAGGGCCGGTTCGAGGAGGCGCTCCCGCCGCTCGAGCGCAGTCTCGAGGCGTGCCGGGAGCGCCAGCTCGCGATCTGGCAGCCGATCCCGTCCTCGCTGCTGGGGCTGACCCTGGCCACCCTCGGCCGGCCCGACGAGGGTGTCCTCCTGCTGGAAAGTGGTGTGGCGCTCACCGAGGAGCTCGGCGTCAAGTCGTACCTCGCCCTCTGGACCGCTCATCTCGCCGAGGGGCTGCTGGCTGCGGGCCGGCTCGACCAGGCTCTGGCCACCGCCGAGCAGGCGCTCGAGCTGGCGATCGCTCACCGCGAGCGCGGCCATCAGGCGTGGGCCCTCCACGTGCTGGGCGAGATCGCGGCGCACCCTGAGGCGGCCGACTTCGACCGGGCGGAAACCTCACAGGCCCAGGCGCTCGCCCTGGCCAGGACACTGGAGATGCGTCCCCTGGTGGGCCGCTGCCGCCTCGCGCTCGGTCAGCTCTATCGGCGGACGGGCAACGCTGTGCGCGCCGAGGAGCACTTGGCGTCCGCCACCGAGCTGTTCTGCGAGATGGGCATGAGCCGGTGGCTGAAGGAGGCGGAGGCCTCGCTCCGGGCGCTGGGGCGCATGTTCATCGTCGCCCGGGATCATCCGGCCCTGCACGCCTACCTGGAGCAGGCCTTCACGGGGGACGAAGCGATTCGGATCGTCCTCGATCGCCGTCGGGGCGAGCGGCGGCAGGTTCCGGACGGGCACGTGAGGGAGCGACGGCAGGCGGAGCGCCGGCTCCGCGCCGATGTGGACGCTCGGCTGCGCGCCCGCGCGCTGGTGGTCGTGAACTAG
- a CDS encoding VOC family protein, giving the protein MFTPLGLDHIVLRVRDQAASQRFYVEVLGCTVDHVNEKSALVQLRFGEHLIDLLPAGPTPGVPRSGLDHFCLSIRCDDLGKAAEALGRRGVKLEGEVVDRRGAYGRGPSLYIRDPDGYVIELKPR; this is encoded by the coding sequence ATGTTCACTCCGCTCGGGCTCGACCACATCGTGCTCCGGGTCCGCGATCAGGCGGCCTCCCAGCGCTTCTACGTGGAAGTGCTGGGCTGCACCGTGGACCACGTCAACGAGAAGAGCGCGCTCGTCCAGCTGCGCTTCGGCGAGCACCTCATCGATCTGTTGCCCGCGGGCCCGACCCCGGGCGTGCCGCGCAGCGGGCTCGACCACTTCTGCCTGTCGATCCGCTGCGACGATCTGGGGAAGGCCGCCGAGGCGCTGGGCCGGCGCGGCGTGAAGCTGGAGGGCGAGGTCGTGGATCGGCGCGGCGCTTACGGTCGCGGGCCCTCGCTCTACATCCGTGATCCCGACGGTTACGTCATCGAGCTCAAGCCGCGCTGA